In Acidobacteriota bacterium, the following proteins share a genomic window:
- a CDS encoding PrsW family intramembrane metalloprotease, producing MKLTLIFQTGSLAGQQRQLEQGSFLLGRAPDCAIQFDAQRDTLVSNRHAVIQREGDAFFLLDQNSTNGTFLNGNRVGRTQLNPGDVIMFGNGGPQILVVIEQARSQTSPSPGQQTTVAATSYSSPPSGNQGGYGGPPPPYAPPGPPMGMTPPPGYPPAPPPPPMPQMGMPQPPPPPMPHMGMNPPPGQFGANPYAVSQSVSQGIPSWHGGIRNTVTNLGMYNPDQGRMAQKEQAVSPIGVGCGAISIIILAVLVGLILLSNLGPVGIIIGGITAFIPVPLYLFLWLWLDRYDPEPAWALALAFAWGALGSVFISIIGNTLFEGIASSIFGPEAGSAMAAIISAPIFEEGSKGLGVLLIALCLRNEFDDVVDGIVYAGVVALGFAAVENILYYGRQFNEMGVVGLVINFFVRGIMAPFSHSMFTAMTGIGCGIARESHNKAVRFLAPFAGLILAMILHALWNTIATFLNFFVFYFVIQVPLFLAFIGVLFFLVRREGKIIRESLMVEVQRGLISQEQLDIATSMVKRARWTMGAFGNWGRFQARRQYLTAIAKLGLCHWHAKRAAQAQGQTQSLPLIPRFQAEILGLREKIV from the coding sequence ATGAAACTGACTTTGATTTTTCAAACTGGCTCGCTTGCCGGGCAACAACGCCAACTTGAGCAGGGCTCATTCTTACTTGGTCGGGCACCTGACTGCGCTATTCAGTTTGACGCCCAGCGCGATACGCTGGTCTCAAACCGACACGCTGTCATCCAACGTGAAGGCGACGCCTTTTTTCTCCTCGACCAGAACAGCACCAATGGCACGTTCCTCAATGGCAACCGCGTAGGCCGCACCCAACTCAACCCTGGGGATGTCATTATGTTTGGGAACGGCGGTCCCCAAATCCTGGTGGTGATTGAACAAGCCCGCTCTCAAACCTCACCTTCGCCGGGTCAGCAAACGACCGTTGCCGCGACGTCTTATTCATCTCCGCCGTCTGGAAATCAAGGCGGGTACGGTGGGCCACCTCCACCCTATGCACCGCCAGGGCCACCGATGGGCATGACGCCTCCACCGGGCTATCCGCCGGCGCCGCCTCCACCCCCAATGCCACAAATGGGAATGCCACAACCACCGCCGCCGCCAATGCCACACATGGGGATGAATCCTCCTCCCGGCCAGTTTGGTGCCAACCCTTACGCGGTGAGCCAGTCAGTGTCGCAAGGTATTCCCTCCTGGCATGGCGGAATTCGAAACACCGTGACCAATCTTGGAATGTATAACCCCGACCAGGGGCGAATGGCACAGAAAGAGCAGGCTGTCAGCCCGATTGGAGTCGGGTGTGGCGCGATCAGTATCATTATTCTAGCCGTTCTGGTTGGGCTTATTTTGTTATCAAACCTTGGGCCCGTCGGAATTATCATCGGCGGGATTACGGCCTTTATTCCAGTTCCGCTGTACCTGTTTTTGTGGCTCTGGCTGGACCGCTACGACCCGGAGCCAGCCTGGGCGCTGGCGCTGGCGTTTGCCTGGGGGGCGCTTGGGTCGGTTTTCATTTCTATCATTGGAAATACACTGTTTGAAGGAATTGCTTCATCCATTTTTGGCCCCGAAGCCGGCAGTGCGATGGCGGCCATCATTTCCGCTCCGATTTTTGAAGAAGGTTCCAAAGGATTGGGCGTGCTGCTCATTGCACTGTGTTTGCGCAACGAATTTGACGACGTTGTGGACGGCATCGTCTATGCCGGAGTCGTGGCGCTCGGGTTTGCCGCAGTCGAAAACATTCTGTACTACGGACGCCAGTTTAATGAAATGGGCGTTGTCGGTCTGGTCATCAACTTCTTTGTGCGCGGCATTATGGCGCCGTTTTCACACTCGATGTTTACCGCCATGACCGGCATCGGATGCGGGATTGCCCGCGAATCACACAACAAAGCCGTTCGGTTTCTGGCGCCGTTTGCCGGGCTGATTCTGGCCATGATCCTTCACGCGCTGTGGAACACGATTGCCACCTTCCTCAATTTCTTTGTTTTTTACTTTGTGATTCAGGTGCCATTGTTCCTGGCATTCATTGGCGTGCTGTTTTTCCTGGTTCGTCGCGAAGGAAAGATCATTCGCGAGTCATTGATGGTCGAAGTCCAGCGCGGGCTGATTTCACAGGAACAACTCGACATTGCCACTTCGATGGTCAAGCGGGCTCGCTGGACAATGGGAGCCTTTGGAAACTGGGGCAGATTTCAGGCCCGGCGGCAATATTTAACCGCCATTGCCAAACTGGGATTGTGCCACTGGCACGCCAAACGCGCCGCCCAGGCTCAAGGGCAAACCCAGAGCCTGCCGCTCATCCCCCGCTTCCAGGCTGAAATTTTAGGCTTACGCGAAAAAATTGTTTAA